A portion of the Candidatus Pristimantibacillus lignocellulolyticus genome contains these proteins:
- a CDS encoding metallophosphoesterase family protein: MSKELRFHHDGTFKIVQFTDLHWKDGAELDLQTRALMQLTIDKEQPDFVMFTGDVIYTGKSPDGASLCENPIQAFREAVSVVEDAKVHWGVVFGNHDTENNITRDELMNEVLAHHYTLAQKGPEQIHGTGNYNLPILSSSSDQAAAILYCLDSGDYPANPHIAGYDWIKHDQIQWYINESNQWKERLNGTILPSLAFFHIPLPEYQTVWDQEVCYGSKNENVCASQVQSGFFSAILEQGDVVATFCGHDHINDYWGNLYGVSLHYGRATGVNTYGKEGFPRGARVIRLTEGERTIESWLRLEDGSMITSQIVHQPE, from the coding sequence ATGTCAAAAGAACTTCGTTTTCATCATGATGGTACATTCAAAATCGTTCAATTTACTGATCTTCATTGGAAAGATGGCGCTGAATTAGATCTACAAACTCGTGCACTAATGCAACTGACGATAGACAAAGAACAACCAGATTTTGTTATGTTTACTGGAGATGTTATTTATACTGGAAAGTCACCAGATGGAGCAAGTCTTTGTGAAAATCCAATTCAAGCGTTTCGTGAAGCGGTTTCTGTTGTTGAGGATGCAAAAGTCCATTGGGGAGTTGTCTTTGGAAATCATGATACGGAGAATAATATCACAAGAGATGAACTCATGAATGAAGTATTAGCACATCATTATACATTAGCTCAAAAAGGACCAGAACAAATTCATGGTACAGGTAATTATAATCTACCAATTCTTAGTTCAAGTAGCGATCAAGCTGCTGCAATATTATACTGCCTAGACTCTGGAGATTATCCGGCTAATCCGCATATTGCAGGATATGATTGGATTAAGCACGATCAAATTCAATGGTATATTAATGAGTCAAACCAATGGAAAGAAAGACTAAACGGTACGATATTACCATCGCTTGCATTTTTTCATATTCCACTTCCGGAATATCAAACCGTGTGGGATCAAGAAGTTTGTTACGGCAGTAAAAATGAGAATGTGTGTGCTTCACAAGTCCAATCAGGATTTTTCTCGGCAATATTGGAGCAAGGAGATGTCGTAGCGACATTTTGTGGACATGACCACATTAACGATTACTGGGGAAATCTTTACGGAGTTTCTTTACATTATGGACGAGCGACGGGAGTGAACACATATGGGAAAGAAGGTTTTCCTCGTGGAGCTCGTGTCATTCGCTTAACAGAGGGAGAACGCACTATAGAGTCTTGGCTTCGTCTTGAGGATGGATCGATGATTACGAGCCAGATTGTACATCAGCCAGAGTGA